DNA from Metabacillus flavus:
AAAACATGTTCTTGTAGAAAAACCTTTTACCATTTCTTCGTGTGAAGGCTATGAGCTTGCCAGGCTAGCTGAGGAACAGAAGAAGGTTCTCACTGTTTATCATAACCGCAGATGGGATGGGGATTTCCTTACAGTGAAATCATTGCTGGATCAGGGGATGCTTGGAAAGCCTGCAGCTTACGAAGCTCATTTCGACCGGTTCGAAAAGAACTTAAGCACCGATGCGTGGCGGGAGAAGGATCTCCCGGGTTCAGGTATTGTTTATGATTTGGGCTCCCATTTAATAGATCAGGCACTTACTCTCTTCGGCGTACCTAAGGAAGTCAGTGCGGACATTGATATTCAGAGAGAAGGCGGTGCAGCAGATGACGCTTTTGCCATCCGGCTTTATTATCCGGAATTAACAGCCGTCCTGAAATCAGGGATGCTCGTCAGGGAACCAGGTCCCCGCTTTCAAGTCCATGGTAGCAATGGTTCGTATGTTAAATACGGAATCGATCCGCAGGAAGAAAGACTGGGAGCCGGAAGAATGCCGGATGATGAAGAAATTGGCTCGGAGAATGAAGAGTTGTGGGGAATTTTAAATACGGATATCAGCGGGCTGCACTATAGAGGAAGGGTTGAAACGATTCCAGGGCAATACATGGCATTCTATGACGGCCTATACCGGTCAATCCGGAATGAGGAAGAGCCGCCAGTCCTGGCTGAGGAGGCGGCAGATGTGATCAAAATCATTGAATGTGCCAAAATCAGCGCGGCAGAAAAAAGAACTGTTTCCTTTTCTAAGGAGCAGGCTGCTGAATAGAGAAAAGATGATTATGCCACTCTAGTAAAAAGAGGAGTGAGTATAATGAAAAAACGTTTTATAGCTGCCGCTTTCGCCCTGCTGATTTCTTCAGGATGCAAGGAGGATGACCAGGCATCTCCAAGAACATTCTTAATTCCGGAAGGGTATACGGGCTGGGTGAAAATCGAATACGACAGCACAGTAAAAGCTTCTACTTCCCAAAATGAAGGGGAAGTCCTGAAGGCTGATTCCAAAGGGTTAATTAAAACGAGCAGCAGCAGCATTCATGAAGGATGGGCTGAAAGCGACTATTTCTATGTGAGTGAAAAAGGGAAAAAAAAGAAACTGAATCCGGATCAAATGATTCATGGGAACTCCAGCGGAAGAGAGTCAAATGAAAAAACCGAACAATATTTTTTTATTGGAACAA
Protein-coding regions in this window:
- a CDS encoding DUF6843 domain-containing protein — encoded protein: MKKRFIAAAFALLISSGCKEDDQASPRTFLIPEGYTGWVKIEYDSTVKASTSQNEGEVLKADSKGLIKTSSSSIHEGWAESDYFYVSEKGKKKKLNPDQMIHGNSSGRESNEKTEQYFFIGTNEEFQKNQYKPEHP
- a CDS encoding oxidoreductase, producing MEKIRTGLVGYGLSGQVFHAPFLHANPRFDLSMVMERSKNLAKNIYPYTERVNSYEQVIEDDSIELVIITTPNNLHYEMVQRALLNGKHVLVEKPFTISSCEGYELARLAEEQKKVLTVYHNRRWDGDFLTVKSLLDQGMLGKPAAYEAHFDRFEKNLSTDAWREKDLPGSGIVYDLGSHLIDQALTLFGVPKEVSADIDIQREGGAADDAFAIRLYYPELTAVLKSGMLVREPGPRFQVHGSNGSYVKYGIDPQEERLGAGRMPDDEEIGSENEELWGILNTDISGLHYRGRVETIPGQYMAFYDGLYRSIRNEEEPPVLAEEAADVIKIIECAKISAAEKRTVSFSKEQAAE